From the Thermococcus sp. 18S1 genome, one window contains:
- the pyrF gene encoding orotidine-5'-phosphate decarboxylase translates to MNGSEDSRLILALDVYERERALEIAECTADYLWAVKVNWPLVIGSGLGIITELKQVTGLPIIADLKLADIPNTNRLIASKVFEAGADYIIAHGFVGSDSVDAVMELGKTIIVVEMSHPGAEEFIQPATDRLIELANGLEPFGVIAPATRPERVSYIRSKLKQGIKILTPGVGAQGGRAGEVLKAGADYIIVGRSIYASENPRESARMLYEETLGV, encoded by the coding sequence ATGAACGGGAGTGAAGACAGCAGACTGATCCTCGCCCTTGACGTGTACGAGCGCGAGAGGGCGCTTGAGATAGCTGAGTGCACGGCGGATTACCTGTGGGCCGTGAAGGTTAACTGGCCGCTGGTAATCGGCTCCGGCTTGGGCATTATCACCGAACTCAAGCAGGTTACGGGACTGCCGATAATAGCCGACCTCAAGCTGGCGGACATACCGAACACCAACAGGCTGATAGCGAGCAAGGTTTTCGAGGCCGGGGCGGACTACATAATAGCGCACGGCTTCGTCGGGAGTGACAGTGTTGATGCCGTAATGGAGCTTGGGAAAACCATAATCGTCGTGGAAATGAGCCACCCCGGCGCGGAGGAATTCATCCAGCCGGCGACTGACAGGTTAATCGAGCTGGCCAATGGCCTTGAGCCCTTCGGCGTCATAGCCCCCGCCACCAGGCCCGAGCGCGTTTCGTACATACGCTCGAAGCTGAAGCAGGGAATCAAAATCCTCACCCCTGGCGTCGGTGCCCAGGGCGGCAGGGCGGGTGAGGTTTTAAAGGCCGGGGCGGACTACATAATAGTGGGCCGCTCAATCTACGCGAGCGAGAACCCGAGGGAAAGCGCCAGAATGCTGTACGAGGAGACGTTGGGGGTGTGA
- a CDS encoding inositol-3-phosphate synthase, with protein MVKVVILGQGYVASIFASGLEKIKAGKMEPYGVPLADELPIKIEDVEIVGSYDVDANKVGRSLYEVVKAYDPEAPESLKGITVRKGIHLRSLRNLPLEATGLEDEMTLKEAVEHLVNEWKELGAEVFINVCTTEAFVPFGSREELEKAIAEDNRDRLTATQVYAYAIAQYAKEVGGAAFVNAIPTLIANDPAFVELAKESNMAIFGDDGATGATPLTADVLSHLAQRNRYVLDIAQFNIGGNNDFLALTDKERNKSKEFTKSSVVKELLGYDAPHYIKPTGFLEPLGDKKFIAMHIEYVSFNGAHDELVITGRINDSPALAGLLVDLARLGKIAIEKKAFGAVYEVNAFYMKNPGPKEKGNIPRIIAHEKMRMWAGLEPRWL; from the coding sequence ATGGTGAAGGTTGTCATACTCGGACAGGGCTACGTTGCCAGCATCTTCGCGAGCGGCCTTGAGAAGATAAAGGCCGGAAAGATGGAGCCCTACGGCGTTCCCCTCGCCGATGAGCTTCCAATCAAGATTGAGGACGTTGAGATAGTCGGTTCCTACGACGTCGATGCAAACAAGGTCGGCAGGAGCCTCTACGAGGTCGTCAAGGCCTACGATCCGGAGGCGCCGGAGAGCCTCAAGGGCATCACCGTCAGGAAGGGAATCCACCTGAGGAGCCTCAGGAACCTTCCGCTCGAGGCCACCGGCCTCGAAGATGAGATGACCCTTAAGGAGGCCGTCGAGCACCTCGTGAACGAGTGGAAGGAGCTCGGTGCCGAGGTGTTCATCAACGTCTGCACCACCGAGGCCTTCGTTCCCTTCGGAAGCAGGGAGGAGCTCGAGAAGGCCATCGCTGAAGACAACAGGGACAGACTCACCGCCACCCAGGTCTACGCCTACGCGATAGCCCAGTACGCCAAGGAAGTCGGCGGCGCTGCCTTCGTCAACGCCATACCAACCCTCATAGCCAACGACCCGGCTTTCGTCGAGCTCGCCAAGGAGAGCAACATGGCCATCTTCGGCGACGACGGAGCCACCGGCGCAACTCCGCTCACCGCGGACGTTCTCAGCCACCTCGCCCAGAGGAACCGCTACGTCCTTGACATCGCCCAGTTCAACATCGGCGGAAACAACGACTTCCTTGCCCTGACCGACAAGGAGAGGAACAAGAGCAAGGAGTTCACCAAGAGCTCGGTCGTTAAGGAGCTCCTCGGCTACGACGCGCCGCACTACATCAAGCCCACCGGCTTCCTCGAGCCGCTCGGCGACAAGAAGTTCATCGCCATGCACATCGAGTACGTCAGCTTCAACGGCGCCCACGACGAGCTCGTCATCACCGGCAGGATAAACGACAGCCCGGCACTCGCCGGTCTACTCGTCGACCTCGCGAGGCTCGGAAAGATAGCGATCGAGAAGAAGGCCTTCGGAGCCGTTTACGAGGTCAACGCATTCTACATGAAGAACCCTGGACCGAAGGAGAAGGGCAACATACCGCGCATCATCGCCCACGAGAAGATGAGGATGTGGGCGGGTCTGGAGCCGAGATGGCTCTGA
- a CDS encoding ParA family protein, whose amino-acid sequence MAVVISVANQKGGVGKTTLTMNLAYALSAMGRRVLVVDIDPQFNLTFGLIGMNVLQHGDSNVGTLMTRESDIDSTIVEVRENLHLVPSHLNLSAKEIEIINTYNRERRLEKALLPVLPDYDYVLIDNPPSMGIFLVNSLTASDYVLIPLELSYFGVIGMQLMFNLMRMIRQETNENLKLLGLVPNKFTRQTKVPKMRLKELKETYPDAPILTTIPKAIALEKAQSQGVSIFEFEGDGRAAKAFSKLAREVVELVEG is encoded by the coding sequence ATGGCAGTGGTTATTAGCGTAGCCAATCAGAAGGGCGGGGTCGGAAAGACCACCCTGACGATGAACCTCGCCTACGCTCTCTCCGCGATGGGCAGAAGGGTTCTTGTGGTGGACATAGACCCCCAGTTTAACCTGACCTTTGGTCTCATAGGCATGAACGTCCTTCAGCACGGTGACAGCAACGTGGGGACGCTGATGACGAGGGAGAGCGACATCGACAGTACCATAGTGGAAGTCCGGGAGAACCTCCATTTGGTGCCCAGCCACCTGAACCTCTCGGCCAAGGAAATTGAGATCATCAACACCTACAACCGTGAGAGGCGGCTTGAAAAGGCTCTCCTGCCAGTTCTGCCGGACTACGACTACGTTCTCATTGACAATCCGCCGAGCATGGGCATCTTCCTGGTCAACTCACTGACAGCCTCAGATTACGTGCTCATACCCCTGGAGCTCAGCTATTTTGGCGTCATAGGAATGCAGCTGATGTTCAACCTGATGCGCATGATACGCCAGGAGACCAACGAGAACCTTAAACTCCTCGGCCTGGTTCCCAACAAGTTCACCCGCCAGACGAAGGTTCCAAAGATGCGCCTCAAGGAACTCAAGGAGACCTACCCGGACGCCCCGATTCTGACGACCATTCCAAAGGCCATAGCTCTGGAGAAGGCTCAGAGCCAGGGGGTTAGCATATTCGAGTTCGAGGGTGATGGGAGGGCCGCAAAGGCCTTTTCAAAGCTTGCCCGCGAGGTGGTTGAGCTTGTCGAAGGATAA
- a CDS encoding CopG family transcriptional regulator, giving the protein MSKDKIPKLFDGSVNELTKPSKPRKKDEKGALKSKDMKKEKMQKTLYISRDMNRKLIELYGEEGRRQSIIVEDAVNLYYYLRMALGEKKFEELLSAVRREDPEFLRDYMGRFKL; this is encoded by the coding sequence TTGTCGAAGGATAAAATCCCCAAGCTTTTCGACGGTTCCGTTAATGAGCTCACCAAGCCTTCCAAGCCGAGGAAGAAGGATGAGAAGGGCGCCCTGAAATCCAAGGATATGAAGAAGGAGAAGATGCAGAAGACCCTCTACATAAGCAGGGACATGAACCGGAAGCTCATCGAGCTGTACGGCGAGGAGGGGAGGAGGCAGAGCATAATCGTGGAAGATGCTGTGAACCTCTACTACTACCTTAGAATGGCACTGGGCGAGAAGAAGTTCGAGGAGCTTCTGAGCGCCGTGAGGAGGGAAGACCCGGAGTTCCTGCGGGATTACATGGGCAGGTTCAAACTTTAA
- a CDS encoding type II toxin-antitoxin system VapC family toxin, which yields MIVLDASLIIDSLLPKLGERHRLAKEILKEISDRRIEVLMPKIAKIELLSVFSRKIGNRAIEVVISIGEGVTFVGEEEFYQVAEAIAPKVRGRAVDLYYTALAFKNSAILLSCDKLQVENARLAGVEAYYVPDDFERALERIKGIRTLS from the coding sequence GTGATTGTGCTCGATGCTTCTCTTATAATTGATTCACTGCTACCGAAACTTGGTGAGAGGCACCGGCTTGCAAAGGAAATACTCAAGGAAATTTCGGACAGGAGAATCGAGGTACTCATGCCCAAGATAGCTAAGATAGAGCTGTTGAGTGTGTTCAGCAGGAAAATAGGAAACAGGGCCATAGAGGTCGTCATCTCCATTGGGGAGGGTGTAACCTTTGTAGGAGAAGAGGAGTTCTACCAAGTGGCGGAGGCTATAGCCCCCAAAGTCAGGGGAAGGGCCGTGGATCTGTACTACACCGCACTTGCTTTCAAGAACTCCGCGATTCTACTTTCGTGTGATAAGCTTCAAGTTGAAAACGCCAGGTTGGCAGGGGTTGAAGCGTACTACGTTCCGGACGATTTTGAAAGAGCGCTCGAAAGAATAAAAGGGATTAGGACTTTATCCTGA
- a CDS encoding C1 family peptidase, with translation MKFGKIMAGLVLLTILAGIFGSYATAAEIPYRTGAILVSPEEYSKLTGVKFVPVTEDVYKHLIEIAPGYPRTPQISKDTLMGVTAPGPVPPDSLPTSVNNSLYLPPIGNQGLVGSCNAWASTYYVWTYMINWFRNNPHPHTVWDIMNPTFTYNLINDGQVSDVNGDGRVEDHGSIVYDAMNLISTVGAVPYGAFQVYNGLNYGLWDEDWNSTIVDWYNNDHASFNNWLAHAISVWPEEAQWKEAPYNRGSGDMYDAALKGWFYVPQASQTGIIYILDLTNSTQFQYLRGLLAAGYVAETGINVYDDFRYFDTTNNIYALNQPHSGNPGGHAVTIVGYDDNKVTPDGHGAFLMVNSWGTTWGDHGYWWLTYQAAQDPNHKISDGHAYIFVPQEPQPYKPRVYASFKVTHPKRGEVIGGLFKQDCPEGYVCFPPKVHGGIELGVNVSGSLVWNRRFFDFWIGYQHYPYDGLANYQAHPFPDSPIVLDLTDSLDALTTSTAVSSQYVPFYIKLADKYGDGVTGTLDSFEVIINSTYMHRVIEANTGLPVSIPENGNWLVVSANVPIVDYVGNTPLDKQELNTNWAYIEVGSIVNMSSAVLHFNGQDYTLDMDNTYHLYYNVSGLDDGTYTYSVTVTLQNGNSINLPERTVYISTSSLNQQVIADSAQWADDSTIAPGETGYVDGTFVWKDVVDNGVSPFTGRTYDLTSLQLRYDSANGLLYLKIGVTPMDNLGTTPASLLKVYFDVDSDGSWDYTAVVDLAKAGTRDGVASILDLYNTDGAQITTQDAVFVPSMTSSSVFLQMPADLISLSSDASLKVKVELYEHDEIYGPLDVLGTSTGSDSAGVDLQQVPVFSNLGYMAVLMLLGVLLFRRK, from the coding sequence ATGAAATTCGGAAAAATAATGGCGGGTTTAGTTTTGCTTACCATACTCGCCGGCATCTTTGGAAGCTATGCGACAGCGGCAGAGATTCCGTACAGAACCGGAGCAATTCTGGTTTCCCCGGAGGAGTACAGCAAGCTCACTGGCGTTAAATTTGTGCCGGTAACGGAGGATGTTTACAAGCACCTCATCGAGATAGCCCCGGGTTACCCCAGAACTCCGCAGATATCCAAAGATACACTCATGGGGGTTACCGCCCCGGGCCCGGTTCCTCCGGACAGCTTACCTACCTCAGTCAACAACAGCCTATATCTGCCGCCAATAGGGAATCAGGGACTAGTTGGCTCCTGCAACGCTTGGGCTTCCACGTACTATGTCTGGACCTACATGATAAACTGGTTCAGGAACAACCCCCACCCACATACGGTATGGGATATCATGAACCCTACGTTTACATACAATCTAATAAACGACGGTCAGGTCTCTGACGTTAATGGAGATGGCAGAGTTGAGGACCATGGCAGTATTGTCTATGATGCGATGAATCTTATCTCCACTGTTGGTGCAGTCCCGTATGGTGCCTTCCAGGTATACAATGGATTAAACTATGGTCTCTGGGACGAAGATTGGAATTCAACTATTGTTGATTGGTATAACAATGACCACGCTTCGTTCAACAACTGGCTTGCTCATGCAATTTCCGTATGGCCAGAGGAAGCCCAGTGGAAGGAGGCACCGTATAACAGAGGATCAGGAGATATGTATGATGCAGCGCTAAAGGGATGGTTCTATGTTCCTCAAGCATCACAGACAGGGATAATCTACATCCTTGACCTTACTAATTCAACTCAGTTTCAGTACCTCAGGGGTCTTCTTGCGGCAGGTTATGTGGCTGAGACCGGGATAAATGTTTACGATGACTTCCGTTACTTTGACACAACCAACAATATTTACGCCCTGAACCAGCCTCATTCCGGGAATCCTGGCGGTCATGCCGTTACGATAGTTGGCTATGACGATAATAAGGTCACTCCTGATGGACATGGTGCCTTTCTTATGGTGAACTCTTGGGGCACTACCTGGGGTGACCATGGCTACTGGTGGTTGACCTATCAAGCCGCTCAAGACCCGAACCACAAGATTAGTGATGGACACGCGTATATCTTTGTCCCGCAGGAACCCCAGCCATACAAGCCAAGAGTCTACGCGAGCTTCAAGGTGACTCATCCAAAGAGAGGAGAAGTTATTGGAGGTCTCTTTAAGCAGGACTGTCCAGAAGGATATGTCTGCTTCCCTCCAAAGGTGCATGGGGGAATTGAACTTGGGGTTAATGTATCGGGTTCCCTTGTGTGGAACCGCAGATTTTTTGACTTCTGGATAGGGTATCAGCATTATCCTTACGATGGTCTCGCCAACTACCAGGCCCACCCATTCCCAGATAGCCCGATAGTTCTTGACCTCACGGACAGTTTGGACGCACTTACAACTTCAACGGCAGTCAGTTCCCAGTACGTCCCGTTCTACATCAAACTCGCCGATAAGTATGGTGATGGAGTCACTGGAACACTGGACTCGTTCGAGGTTATTATAAATTCCACGTACATGCACAGGGTAATAGAGGCCAACACCGGCCTCCCGGTTTCGATACCTGAAAATGGGAACTGGCTGGTGGTTTCAGCGAACGTTCCAATAGTCGATTACGTTGGAAACACTCCCTTGGACAAACAGGAGCTCAACACAAACTGGGCTTACATAGAGGTGGGCTCAATCGTCAACATGAGTAGCGCCGTCCTTCACTTCAATGGCCAGGATTACACCCTGGACATGGACAACACATACCACCTCTACTATAACGTTTCGGGGCTTGATGATGGAACCTACACCTACAGCGTCACGGTTACCCTCCAGAATGGCAACTCGATAAACCTTCCAGAGCGCACGGTTTACATAAGCACCTCTTCCCTTAACCAGCAGGTCATCGCGGACTCTGCCCAGTGGGCTGATGATAGCACTATTGCCCCCGGTGAAACGGGGTACGTGGATGGAACTTTCGTCTGGAAGGATGTGGTGGATAACGGTGTATCCCCGTTCACCGGCAGGACATACGACCTTACATCACTCCAGCTTAGGTACGACTCCGCCAATGGGCTGCTGTACCTCAAGATAGGGGTTACACCAATGGATAACTTGGGAACAACTCCGGCGTCCCTACTTAAGGTGTACTTTGACGTGGACAGCGACGGTTCGTGGGATTACACGGCCGTTGTTGATCTAGCTAAAGCAGGGACTAGGGATGGGGTTGCGTCAATACTGGATCTGTATAACACAGATGGTGCCCAAATAACCACCCAGGATGCAGTGTTTGTTCCTTCCATGACCAGTTCATCGGTGTTCCTTCAGATGCCCGCCGACCTAATATCCCTATCCAGCGATGCGTCACTGAAGGTTAAAGTTGAACTCTACGAGCATGACGAGATCTATGGTCCACTGGATGTCCTTGGAACAAGCACGGGGTCGGATTCTGCAGGCGTGGATCTTCAGCAGGTTCCGGTATTCAGCAACCTCGGGTATATGGCGGTTCTGATGCTCCTTGGGGTGCTTCTCTTCAGGCGGAAGTGA
- a CDS encoding antitoxin family protein: MEKVEAIYDHGALRPLKKISLREGEKVQLLIKRSLYEIISALEGEFEDVDEDLTETLVRERK; this comes from the coding sequence ATGGAAAAGGTTGAGGCGATTTATGACCATGGGGCACTGAGGCCCCTAAAAAAGATATCCCTCCGAGAAGGCGAAAAGGTCCAGCTCCTGATAAAGCGCTCCCTTTATGAGATAATCTCTGCACTTGAGGGAGAGTTTGAAGACGTTGATGAGGATCTCACCGAAACCCTTGTGAGGGAGAGAAAGTGA
- a CDS encoding DUF4443 domain-containing protein — MSWKRGAYPEFTLEDAVAVLFMLRNPTGRKAISEVLELGEGSVRTLLKKLGNLEVIESTQRGHSLNGRGMELLEGISRHFSEVRRIGEIDGHPAFALTVGEPGEFKSIELRDEAIRFFAKGAMILVVRNGEPVFPEDERPLSETMPELAERIKEAFRLEDGELVIITWAEKEADAMKSAYHVALSLKGQVIPEEIKSLVR, encoded by the coding sequence ATGAGCTGGAAGAGGGGAGCCTATCCTGAGTTCACGCTTGAGGATGCCGTTGCGGTTCTGTTCATGCTCCGGAATCCAACCGGAAGGAAGGCCATATCCGAAGTCCTCGAACTGGGGGAGGGCAGTGTCAGGACACTTCTGAAGAAGCTCGGAAACCTTGAAGTCATAGAATCAACCCAACGCGGCCACTCCCTCAACGGAAGAGGAATGGAGCTTCTCGAGGGGATTTCAAGGCATTTCTCGGAAGTCCGCCGCATAGGGGAGATTGATGGCCATCCTGCATTCGCACTGACTGTGGGAGAGCCGGGAGAGTTCAAGAGCATCGAGCTCAGGGACGAGGCGATACGGTTCTTCGCAAAGGGTGCGATGATACTGGTAGTGAGGAACGGGGAGCCGGTCTTCCCGGAGGATGAGAGACCTCTGAGCGAGACCATGCCCGAGCTGGCGGAAAGGATCAAGGAAGCGTTCAGGCTGGAGGACGGCGAGCTAGTGATAATCACGTGGGCGGAGAAGGAAGCGGACGCCATGAAAAGCGCCTACCACGTGGCACTCTCCCTGAAGGGGCAGGTCATTCCTGAGGAGATAAAGTCCCTCGTGAGGTGA
- a CDS encoding RNA-binding protein, producing MELKVKHPLSKKEVKEIIREMSETFGEEIAGKMLNKKDRVEVAEFDKTTEILLVNGKPFFIRRKGLIFPLVIALYELSNEENLREWPRRVVVDAGAVPFVLKGADVMAAGITDADENIREGDFVFVVEEDYGRPLAIGIALMDGKAMKEKPKGKAVKNIHHAKDRIWELTVG from the coding sequence ATGGAGCTGAAGGTCAAGCATCCGCTCAGCAAGAAGGAAGTGAAGGAGATAATCCGGGAGATGAGTGAGACTTTCGGCGAGGAGATAGCGGGGAAGATGCTAAATAAGAAGGACAGGGTCGAGGTCGCGGAATTCGACAAGACGACGGAGATACTCCTCGTTAACGGCAAGCCGTTCTTCATAAGGAGGAAGGGACTCATCTTCCCGCTTGTTATAGCGCTCTACGAGCTGTCCAACGAGGAGAACCTGCGGGAGTGGCCGAGAAGGGTAGTGGTCGATGCCGGCGCCGTTCCGTTCGTCCTCAAGGGTGCCGACGTCATGGCGGCCGGAATAACGGACGCCGATGAGAACATCAGGGAGGGCGACTTCGTCTTCGTGGTCGAGGAAGACTACGGAAGGCCCCTGGCGATAGGCATAGCCCTAATGGATGGAAAAGCCATGAAGGAAAAGCCCAAGGGTAAGGCAGTGAAGAACATCCACCACGCCAAGGACAGGATCTGGGAGCTAACGGTGGGCTGA
- a CDS encoding TIGR00289 family protein produces MRVAVLYSGGKDSNYALYWALEQGFEVKYLVSMVSESDESYMYHVPNIHLTELQAKAVGIPLVKGFTSGEKEKEVEDMKAVLEGLRIDGVVAGALASEYQKQRVDRVAKELGIESFAPAWHRDPIEYMREIIGIFDVVMVGTAAYGLDERWLGRRIDEKALEELVRLHEKYRIHVAGEGGEFETFVRDAPFFKARIVFDEVEKKWNECNYSGVLEVKRAHLEQKAQH; encoded by the coding sequence ATGCGCGTTGCCGTGCTGTATTCGGGCGGGAAGGACTCCAACTACGCCCTCTACTGGGCGCTGGAGCAGGGGTTCGAGGTCAAATACCTCGTCTCGATGGTGAGCGAGAGCGACGAGAGCTACATGTACCACGTGCCGAACATTCACCTCACCGAGCTCCAGGCGAAGGCTGTGGGAATTCCCCTCGTGAAGGGCTTCACCAGCGGCGAGAAGGAGAAAGAGGTAGAGGACATGAAGGCCGTCCTTGAGGGGCTGAGGATAGACGGTGTCGTTGCCGGCGCCTTAGCCAGCGAGTACCAGAAACAGAGGGTTGATAGGGTGGCAAAAGAACTCGGCATAGAGAGCTTCGCCCCGGCCTGGCACCGCGACCCAATCGAGTATATGCGCGAGATAATCGGCATCTTCGACGTGGTCATGGTCGGCACGGCCGCCTACGGGTTAGACGAAAGATGGCTCGGCAGAAGGATTGACGAGAAGGCCTTGGAGGAGCTGGTGAGGCTCCACGAGAAGTACAGAATCCACGTGGCCGGGGAAGGCGGCGAGTTCGAGACCTTCGTCAGGGATGCGCCCTTCTTCAAGGCGCGCATAGTTTTCGATGAAGTCGAAAAGAAGTGGAACGAGTGCAACTATTCCGGAGTGCTGGAGGTTAAGAGGGCTCATCTGGAGCAGAAGGCACAACATTAA
- a CDS encoding ABC transporter ATP-binding protein codes for MIEVENLTKSFGSTRAVNGITFTVGDGEIYGLLGPNGSGKSTTMKILAGILKPTSGRVVVGGVDVAEDSLGVRRIVGYVPETPVLYESLTPVEFFNFVGSVRGIPKEELQERVETLVRAFGIENYLGEMIGSLSFGTRQKVSLIAAMLHDPKVLILDEAMNGLDPKSARILRELLLQFREEGRSIVFSTHVLALAETICDRVGVIYNGEIIAEGTVEQLKEFAHEESLEDVFLKLTESQDEVAGIVRALKDAL; via the coding sequence ATGATCGAGGTCGAGAACCTCACCAAGAGCTTCGGCTCTACGAGGGCGGTCAATGGAATAACGTTCACGGTGGGTGATGGCGAGATATACGGCCTCCTCGGTCCCAACGGGAGCGGGAAGAGCACGACTATGAAGATTCTGGCTGGAATACTGAAACCCACTTCGGGGCGCGTTGTTGTTGGCGGCGTTGACGTCGCCGAGGATTCTCTGGGGGTCAGGAGGATAGTTGGCTACGTCCCCGAAACACCGGTTCTCTATGAGAGCCTAACACCGGTCGAATTTTTCAACTTCGTGGGGAGCGTGAGGGGGATTCCAAAGGAAGAGCTCCAGGAGAGGGTTGAGACCCTGGTCAGGGCGTTTGGGATAGAGAACTACCTTGGCGAGATGATAGGTTCGCTCAGCTTTGGAACGAGGCAGAAGGTGTCGCTCATAGCGGCGATGCTCCACGACCCGAAGGTTCTCATACTGGACGAGGCGATGAATGGCCTCGACCCTAAGAGCGCCCGAATCCTGCGGGAGCTCTTGCTCCAGTTCAGGGAGGAAGGGAGGAGCATAGTTTTCTCCACCCACGTTCTGGCACTGGCGGAGACGATATGCGACCGCGTCGGTGTCATTTACAACGGCGAGATAATCGCGGAGGGAACCGTGGAGCAGCTCAAGGAGTTCGCCCACGAGGAGAGCCTTGAGGACGTCTTCCTCAAGCTCACCGAGAGCCAGGATGAGGTGGCTGGAATAGTCAGGGCGCTTAAAGATGCCCTTTAG
- a CDS encoding adenylyltransferase/cytidyltransferase family protein gives MSGTGEERRKIRVLVGGVFDLLHIGHIHFLSQAKALGDELVVIVAHDETVRKRKRREPVNTAEDRAELLRALEMVDEVYIGSPGGIDYELVRRIDPDIVAIGPDQDFNCERLRDALRNHGIEAEVIRIPYLYRSDRAKTSKIIQRIVETYCE, from the coding sequence ATGAGCGGAACCGGGGAGGAAAGAAGGAAAATCCGCGTCCTCGTCGGCGGGGTTTTTGACCTCCTGCACATCGGCCATATTCACTTTTTAAGCCAGGCCAAGGCCCTGGGGGACGAACTGGTGGTTATAGTCGCCCACGACGAAACGGTGAGAAAACGGAAGCGCAGGGAGCCAGTGAACACGGCGGAGGACAGGGCGGAACTCCTGAGGGCCCTGGAGATGGTGGACGAAGTCTACATCGGCTCCCCTGGGGGTATAGACTACGAGCTGGTGCGCAGGATAGACCCCGACATCGTTGCGATAGGCCCTGACCAGGACTTCAACTGCGAGCGCCTCAGGGACGCGCTGAGGAACCACGGAATAGAAGCGGAGGTCATACGTATCCCCTACCTCTACAGAAGCGACAGGGCGAAGACGAGCAAAATAATTCAGAGGATAGTGGAGACATACTGCGAGTGA
- a CDS encoding bifunctional L-myo-inositol-1-phosphate cytidylyltransferase/CDP-L-myo-inositol myo-inositolphosphotransferase, with product MVPKTAVILAAGLGTRMGERPKGLLKVARREILYRTLTLLRQNGVERFIIVTNERYAGLYLKFIEGHGLNAELVINPEPEKGNGHSLHLVKNHVSGRFVLVMSDHVYGEEFIREALRGSGLIADRKPRWTDVGEATKVRVRNGRVEGIGKSLDEWDAVDTGFFVLDETIFEITETLEREREGDYPVSDVVKRTGLEVTFLDGLPWIDVDTPSDLKMARRMLVKTAVKGTGDGFISRHLNRKVSTEISYLLAEKATPNQMTVVTFVLGVISAFLTLLSLPLAGILYQISSILDGVDGELARAQMMTSRFGGYIDSLLDRYVDGAFLTLLAYSTLREPLWYLIALLALLGSVMVSYSTERFKAAYGENAYGSIPALRKLPGKRDERIFLTMLFLLYPVEASVKALFLLLAIITNLRVAVTAYLISRKVLQPKTI from the coding sequence ATGGTGCCAAAAACTGCGGTGATTCTGGCGGCAGGCCTCGGAACGAGGATGGGGGAGAGACCCAAGGGGCTCCTGAAAGTCGCCAGAAGGGAGATCCTGTACCGGACGCTCACCCTTCTCAGGCAAAACGGTGTTGAGAGGTTCATAATAGTCACCAACGAACGCTATGCAGGGCTTTACCTCAAGTTCATTGAGGGGCACGGCCTCAACGCCGAGCTGGTAATCAACCCCGAGCCGGAAAAGGGCAACGGACACTCCCTCCACCTGGTCAAAAACCACGTCTCTGGAAGGTTTGTTCTGGTGATGAGCGACCACGTTTACGGCGAGGAATTCATCCGGGAAGCCCTGAGGGGAAGCGGCCTGATAGCGGACAGGAAACCGAGATGGACGGACGTTGGCGAGGCGACTAAGGTAAGGGTCAGAAACGGCAGGGTCGAGGGGATAGGAAAATCCCTCGATGAGTGGGACGCAGTCGATACGGGCTTCTTCGTCCTCGATGAGACAATCTTCGAGATAACCGAGACACTGGAGAGGGAGAGAGAAGGGGACTATCCCGTGAGTGATGTCGTGAAGAGGACCGGGCTTGAGGTTACCTTCCTCGACGGTCTCCCCTGGATCGATGTTGATACCCCTTCGGACCTTAAGATGGCCAGAAGGATGCTCGTCAAGACCGCTGTGAAGGGAACGGGCGACGGGTTCATCAGCAGGCATCTCAACAGGAAGGTTTCAACCGAGATAAGCTACCTCCTCGCCGAGAAGGCCACCCCGAACCAGATGACTGTCGTTACCTTTGTCCTCGGAGTGATTTCGGCCTTTTTGACGCTCCTCAGCCTCCCCCTAGCCGGAATACTGTACCAGATTAGCTCAATCCTCGACGGCGTTGATGGCGAGCTGGCGAGGGCCCAGATGATGACGAGCAGGTTCGGAGGCTACATCGACTCCCTCCTCGACCGCTACGTTGACGGCGCATTTCTGACCCTGCTAGCGTACTCAACCCTCAGAGAGCCCCTCTGGTACCTCATTGCACTCCTCGCACTCCTCGGCTCTGTGATGGTGAGCTACTCGACCGAGAGGTTCAAGGCCGCCTACGGTGAGAACGCCTACGGCTCGATTCCGGCTCTCAGAAAGCTCCCCGGCAAGAGAGATGAGAGAATCTTCCTGACGATGCTCTTCCTCCTGTATCCGGTCGAGGCTTCGGTTAAAGCGCTCTTCCTCCTTCTCGCCATAATCACGAACCTGCGGGTTGCGGTAACGGCGTATTTAATTTCTAGGAAAGTTTTGCAGCCGAAAACTATTTAA